From Neofelis nebulosa isolate mNeoNeb1 chromosome 14, mNeoNeb1.pri, whole genome shotgun sequence:
CCGCGAAACTTTGCCGGTTGCGGCGGGCGGACACTGTTCCCTGGAACTTACAACACCCGAGCGAGAACGCGACTCTCCGGTCCGCCTATTTGGGGAAACACTTCTCCCCTACGCTGCCCGGGACCCGCTCCTCTTAAAGGGCGCTCCTCGCCGCTTTTCGGACGCTGGATTTCCTTCGGATAGTGGAAAACCCGGTAAGCACCCGGATCTAtttgtcttctcatttatttGCCCCACCGCTTTAATGCCGCGACGAGTTGAAGTCGAATGCCCCAATCGGGGGTCTTTTCTGCCATTCCTGCGCTATTGACACTTTTTCTCAGAGTAGTTGTGGTAGCTCCGGGGTGGGGTGAGGACGACCCAGAACTGGATGGGGTAGAGTGGCTTGTCAGGATGGGAGGGAAAACCGGTGCGTTTCTGAAACTCGTCTTTAGAGATTTTTGCTCATGTATACTGACGCTGCCCTCGACCGGTTGGACATTCCTGCTTTATTGCATtaattgcttttgattttttggagcgggggggggggggagggggagggagtgcCGCGCTTCGCGGTGGGCAGAGAGCCCTCCCTGTACATCCCGAGCTCCTGGGAGTAAGAATTACAAATTGCGTGTGGGAGCCGGAGAGCTCCGCCGCCGCTGACTTTTACGCGTCTCGGAAAGGGCATTTAAATTTCGGCTTACCGCATTTCTGACAGCCGGAGACAGACACTGCGGCGCGTCCCGCCTACGGATCTCCGCGGCGTTCACCATTCGCCCCCTGCTCCTTTTAAGAAGTTggcatttggctttttaaaagaataataaaattaggGATCTTGGTCTACCGGGGTGCTGGTTCGGACTTGGTGTTGGGGAGGCTCGGGGAGCAGGGAAAAGGGACGCTGGGCAGGGATGGGTCCGATTCTCCCGGAATCGTGGACTCGGGGGAAACGAGGGCAGATCTCCGCACCCACCTCCCTCGCCCCCTCTGGTGTCCCCGCGCCCCTGAGGTGGcggagggaaggcagggagcgGGGCTCGGGGCTTTCCCAGAACAGCTGCTACCCTCGGCGGGTGAGGGGAAGACGCCCGGCTCCGGGCGCGGAACCGCAGCAGGGGCTCTGGCGCAGTTGCGTCGCCGTGCTGGGTGTTGAAGGGAGGTGCCCCGGTTATTATCTAACACCCCCTtttatttatggggggggggggactgttaCGGCCGGCGGCTAGGCTCGCCCCACCAGCCGGCGAGAGACGCGGAGAGAAGCCGGCCGAGGAAGGAAGGGGGACGCGCTGGGAGTGGGGACggaggggcggcggggcgggggtgctggGAGGGGCGGCGGCGCCGGCTGGGGAAGGAGCGCTGCGAGGGCGCGAGTGGGAACGGGCGCGGCGCGGAGGGGCCCGGCGCGGGAGGGGGCACGCGCAGCCGCTCCCGCCGCGGCGCCTCCCGCCTCCTCCTTCAGGTGGCGCAAAACTTTGCGCCTTCGGGTTTGGCGGATTGTGTTCCCGGCCGCCGCCTCCTCTGGCCGCTTAAGGAGGCCAGAGCCGATTCCGATtgctcggcggcggcggcggcggcgcgggctcCCCGCGGACGCGAGCTCCGCCGGCGCCCCGCGGCTGGCTCACCGAGTGTGCGTCCCAGATAGCAGGGGGCCACCTGGACGGGGTGGGAGGGGTGCCCTTCGCCGCCGCTGGCCCCGGCTGGGGCTCGCGCTGGAAGGGGAGCGGCTCGGCATCCGGGCGCGCGCTGCGCGGGGGCTGCGGCACCCACCCCAGACCCCCCTTCGCTCAAGACCTCCCCCCCTTTGTGTGCCCCCTTCAGCAGGCTGCCGCGATGCCCCTCAACGTCAGCTTCGCCAACAGGAACTATGACCTCGACTACGACTCGGTGCAGCCCTATTTCTACTGCGACGAGGAGGAGAACTTctatcagcagcagcagcagagcgAGCTGCAGCCGCCGGCGCCCAGCGAGGATATCTGGAAGAAATTCGAGCTGCTGCCCACCCCGCCGCTGTCCCCGAGCCGCCGCTCGGGGCTCTGCTCGCCCTCCTACGTCGCCTTCGCGTCCTTCTCCCCCCGGGGGGACGacgacggcggcggcggcagcttTTCCACGGCCGACCAGTTGGAGATGGTGACCGAGCTGCTGGGAGGAGACATGGTGAATCAGAGCTTCATCTGCGACCCGGACGACGAGACCTTCATCAAAAACATCATCATCCAGGACTGCATGTGGAGCGGCTTCTCGGCCGCCGCCAAGCTCGTCTCGGAGAAGCTGGCCTCCTACCAGGCTGCGCGCAAAGACAGCGGCAGCCCGAGCCCCGCCCGCGGACCCGGCGGCTGCCCCACCTCCAGCTTGTACCTGCAGGACCTGAGCGCCGCCGCCTCCGAGTGCATCGACCCCTCCGTGGTCTTCCCCTACCCGCTCAACGACAGCAGCTCGCCCAAGCCCTGCGCCTCCCCCGACTCCGCCGCCTTCTCTCCGTCCTCGGACTCTCTGCTCTCCTCGGCGGAGTCCTCCCCGCGGGCCAGCCCCGAGCCCCTGGCGCTCCACGAGGAGACACCGCCCACCACCAGCAGCGACTCTGGTAAGCTGGGCCCCTCCCGGCCCGTCCGAGGGGGCGGCTGGGTACCCTTCCTGTTCTCATTCCACTGGCCGCTTGTGCCGACCTcggcttttctcttttcttctattcGGGAAGGGAAATGGTAGATCTGGAAGGGTCTGGGAGCTCATCCCGGAACCCTGGGCTTTAGGGTTTCCTCCCATCCCCTCTCCTAAGACCGCCCCAGTGGCcggccccctcctctccctccctccccttagGAATTTCTTTGGGGTTTTTCAATCTTCTGGCTTATCTTGCAACTCAATCCACTCCCTCTTAGTTTTCTTCAGCATTTTAATTGCCCCCGCGGTGGGGGTGTGCCAGAAGCGGGAGAGGAGGGGATTGATCTCTGAGAGCGGAGGGATGGCTTCCCTCGTCCCTTCTGAGTAGTTCTTGGGTTTTCCTGGACTAGGATCcacaaaaaaatgaagatggGCAGTGGACAGGGGCAGAGCGGCCTGCCTCCCAGGCGCTGTGACCTAGTGACAGTGGCTTTAGATGGGCTGAAGAGCCTGGGATCTGGTCAGCCTGTTTGGAACACTTAAAAGCAAATCCTTGCCAAAATTGggcttttttcctcccccccacccccacccctagaaCTTTTGGCAAAGCCACaagaatcttttttcctttttgcccttCCAGTAAAATAGGGAGTTGCTAAAGTCATACCAAGAGACTCTATCATTTGCAACACCTGAAGGGTTCTTGGTAAAGTCCCTTAAAAAGAGGAGGTGCTTGGGAATGTGCTTTGCTTTGGGTGTGTCCAAAGCCTCATTAAGTCTTAGGTAAGAATTGGCATCGATGTCTTATCCTGGTAAATtgtaattttctcatctgtgccgTAAACCCAGCTGTCATTCTCCCTTTCTGACTCTGCCTTCATTGCGAGAAGAGCTGGGTTGATTGGCTAATTTGTTCTCCGGGGATGACTTTGTGCCAGGGCCCTTTCTCACAAGATAACGCCTTATATTTGCATAGCATTAACTTAATCTGGTCCTTGATTGCTGTGAGGACACGTCGCTAACCCGCgcgttttctttttcctttcttaaagaggaagaacaagaggaagaagaagaaattgatgTCGTTTCTGTGGAGAAAAGGCAGCCCCCTGCCAAAAGGTCGGAATCGGGGTCACCCTCTGCCGGAGGCCACAGCAAACCTCCTCACAGCCCGCTGGTCCTTAAGAGATGCCACGTGCCCACCCATCAGCACAATTACGCAGCGCCCCCCTCCACTAGGAAGGACTACCCAGCCGCCAAGAGGGCTAAGTTGGACAGTGGCAGAGTCCTGAAACAGATCAGCAACAACCGCAAATGTATCAGCCCCAGGTCTTCGGACACGGAGGAGAACGACAAGAGGCGGACGCACAACGTCTTGGAACGCCAGAGGAGAAACGAGCTGAAACGGAGCTTTTTTGCCCTGCGCGACCAGATCCCAGAGTTGGAAAACAACGAAAAGGCCCCCAAGGTGGTTATCCTTAAAAAAGCCACCGCGTACATCCTGTCCGTCCAAGCAGGGGAGCAAAAGCTCATTTCGGAAAAGGACCTGTTGAGGAAGCGACGAGAACAGTTGAAACACAAACTTGAACAGCTAAGGAACTCTTGTGCATAAGTCCACCTATTAGAGGGAGGAACTGGAGTTGCTCGTGAATTCTCACTTGTTACTAAGGGAAAGTAAGGAAAAAGCTTCCTTCTCACAGAACTGTAGCAACTCCTCATATCTGAACTTGTTTCAAATGCATGGTCAAGTGCAACCTCACAACCTTGGCTGGGTCTTAGGATTGAAAGGTTTAGCCATAATGTAAACTGCCTCAAATGGAATTTTGGgcataaaagaacatttttttatgcttgccatctttttgtttgtttgttttcctttaacaGATTTGTatttaagaattgtttttaaaaaatgtgtcaagTTTACCCCGTTTTCCTGTGTAAATATGgccattaaatgtaaataactttaataaaacGTTTATAGCAGTTATACAAGAATTCAAACCATGTATtataaaccataattttttttatttaagtacattttcctttttaaagttgattttttctattgtttttagaaaaaataaaatacgtgGCAAATATATAATTGAGCCAAATCTTAAGTtgtgagtgttttgtttttcttgcctttttttttttttttcattctcttttcatcAATTCCAATTAACAGAATTTGGCCCTCAAGGGAATGAGTTTacaaagatggagaaagaagTTATTGAAAGGGCAAGGGCTTTGCTTTGTTCAAATGGGTCTGGGTCCTTAAGGTCTTTTAAATTCTGAGGGTTATGAGATGCTTCCTGGAGATCTGTGATAGGGGCCAGAGCTGCTACTTGGAAGAATGAACAGGCAGTAAGCTGGTGAGAAGGCAAAGGGATGCCAGAGGTTAAAGATAAGTTAAGTATACAAAGGGGGTaaggtttggggggagggggggtgggaggaagatgAAGAAACTTCATTTGGTTAACCCATGCCACTCCCAGGCTACATTCAAACCCAGACGGTAGGAACCAGCCCCCTGCTTGCCTACTATGCTAGGTGAGGGAGGCAAGTTATTAACCCTATTTTACAAACAATGAAATGTAGGGGCGTAGAGGGGTTTTGTAATTTCTCTGCAGCCACGGGGCCACGCTGTAAAACACTGAATCtaggtcacccccacccccccccccattttttgaaaaacaacacTTCACTATCATGCCTTAGCTCATCCTGTGTCTAAAGTGCCAGGGTCAAGAATGCTTTTGGCTTGGGGCCTGATGGACTGACTAGAGTAATCACCATACTAACCTACTTAATGTGCCAGGCATTCTTGTAAGCATTTTCCTTACAATAATTGCACAGCAGCCCATGACGGGAATCAGCCCAATGTTGACTTCCTTATGGTAGAagggggaactgaggcacagaaagactCCTCCATGTGCCCAAAGACCACTGATGATGAACAgtagagccaagattcaaacccaaggAGTCCACTCATAACACAGGTTATGTTATGAGGCTAGACCTCCTCTGTCAAACAAGCCGGTGGGAATAGACTGGCTGCTCACGCCGGAGTCACCAGTCTAGCGAATTATGTGCTGTGAATTTCAACATTCGGGCCCTGTGGGACATCAGTTCCCCCTTTCTTGTTTGTTGTGTTTCATTTcgttattttgttcattgtttcttaaaaatttttttagtgtttatttatttttgagagagaaacagagtgcaagtgggggaggggcagacagaggaagacacagaatccgaaacaggctccaggctgtcagcacagagccctactaggggctcgaactcatggactgcaagatcataacctgagccaaagtcagacacttaaccgactgagccacccagacgcccctcatgTTTTGTTTATGAGAAACCCACAAGTCATTCGCTCCTACCTTAGCCATTTGTTAAATGAGATTCACCCATTGCTCCTGGGAAGCAGCCAGTTTGGAGACCTACTGTTCAgatcataaaataaaacacatttacgCTTCGTCACGTGAGCCATTTTGGAAACTACAAACTCCCCTTCAACCTCTGATACAGGGACACTTGTGACACCTGGTTATCCTTAGAACATGGAAAGGCATTCTTAAATGGagatattattaattataaggCTTCGCAAACCCAGGAACTGGCACATTGACTACTTAAGCGAATGGAAGTTACTATCGCTGTTCTAATCATCTTGCCGTTCCAGCCTCAGAGTAGATTCAGATCCTGGACTCTCTTTAGAACTTTAAtccaccaccaccagcatcaaCCACCACCCAAACATCAATAAATAATTACTGTCTGTGGTTCGGAACTCTAGGATAATTTATTCAAGCCCTTAATGTCTTTTTCTGGATCCTTTGTTTTGGATCCTAAGTCCCACCCTAATAGTTTCATGTAGTCACACCCTATACCCTAAATTCAAAGGGAGATACAATCCACAGAAGTCCAATAGTTCAAAGTGTTACAAAAGCGGGGGCGATCTTAAAAGATTCATTCTTTGTCCCTTTGTGGCTGGAGTGCAGTTCTGGAGCAACTCACTTGAGAACAAGGAAGGTGTTAATTTGAATCACTCAGTCCAGGCGAGCAGGCGGAATAGGAGAGAGTGTTCCTCACTGGGAAAACAACTCCCTGTTCCAAATTATCAGGAAACAATTTAACGATGCAGAGCTTGGCTGTCGGGAGGGAAGGGAATCATCCCAGCTGCGGAGTTTAGGCCTCCCTCTCAGGTATATGAAGCTAGAGAAAGGTCTCAAAACAGAGCAAATGCCaactttttttccagaaagtcagGCTGATCTTGACCCCAACACAGATTGGTTCCCAGAGCCAACCCAGAGGGTCCCCAGGGTCTGCGCCATTGTTTGATCTATCTTGTAGATAAGGATAATCAGGAATcggaggtggaggggaggagctTGCGGTTTTGTGGAGAATCAACGGGAAGGAATGAGCTACTACGGACGATGCCTCTTACCCAGGACAATGTCCAGGAATTAATGACTACCCCAGGGGATTCTGGGGGTGATTCTGTGTAGGGACGGAATGTATAAAGAGGAAGGAAGTGTTATTTCATGCTGCCATTTGGAAGCAACAAAGGAGATCCACGTTATAAAaacaatcaattttttttttaatttttttttcaacgtttttttttttatttatttttgggacagagagagacagagcatgaacgggggaggggcagagagagagggagacacagaatcggaaacaggctccaggctctgagccatcagcccagagcctgacgcggggctcgaactcacggaccgcgagatcgtgacctggctgaagtcggacgcttaaccgactgcgccacccaggcgccccacaatcaaatttttaaatgaacaaagttTTCACCACCCTGGCCTAAGAGTCACAGCTAGGATAAGACAAACTCTGGCACAAAGCTTGGGAAAGAAGGCAAGTGTTAGGGGGTTTTCTGTGGTTGGTTTGTAACAGCTTatgattggctcagtcagtaataATTTCTTAGCATACACGCTAGGGGCCCTGAAGCATTTCTTCCCAACAATAAATAATCCTTCGGCTCGAAAATGTTGAAGGGTATCCCACAACACTATCTATAAATGCACTGGTAGCTTTACGAAAGCCTCCTCGTTTAAGGTTATAGACCATTACAGGCCTATTTCAAAGGAGAAGGAGGGTGAAAACAAGCTAATAGGATGAGAACAGAGacgcatttaaaaaaataaaactaaaaagactCTACACCCACCACTGAGACTGTGGCAATAATCTTTCTCTATTCTAGATCCTTCCGGAGAGACTTTAGACTCATTCCCAAGAATGTTTGTCTTGCCTAATTGGTGGGAGGTGATCATCCTTGAGATGCTTTtgcgttttgtttttaatgccatTTCTCTCAATATTAGTCCATACCGAGAAGACACCGTTGCGGGGTGCCAGAGCCAGTGGGATGTAGATCTTCTAAGGTTGAAAggaatgttctttgtttttaaacaatgcCTTGAGAGCTCAGCCACAAACCGGAACACTCTCTTCCCATTGTTACCCCATCAGCTGATCCAGGGATAAAACAAGCCAGTGCAGTCAGGGGTCTccaggggtggggaaagggagagcttggagagagagaattaaccTTCGTCACACACCTACTATCTGCCAAACCCTCTATCTCCTGGTCCCTCACAACAGCCCAGCTGGAGAGGGATTGTTGCCTATGACAATGCTGAAGGTGCCACAAGTTCAATAGCTCTCACTACGTGCCAAACACTTCGCGTACATCATCTTACTTCATCCTCAAGGCAACTCTTAGGAGATAAATTCTATTTCCaatccccattttatacataaagaGATTGAAATATGGAGAGATTAAGTAGCTTGACGACATTCACAGAACTGGCAAAATGGTGACAGCGGGAATTATTCAttggttcataaatatttactaagcacctactgtgtgcctacACTGTACTGGGTGTGGGAAGAGATGCTTAGAAAGGTCCTGGCCCTGAGTCACTTATGGCCTGGTCGAGAACCAAGAACTGGTAATCAGCCTCTACGttatttcaaaaacacttttaggggtgcctgggcggctcagtcagttgagcatctgactcttgactttggctcaggtcatgatctcatggtttatgagtttgagccctgcatctggctccatgctgacagcgcagagcctgcttgggattctgttgctccttctctctctcggcccctcccctgcttcctctctctctctctttttctctctctctcaaaataaataaataaacatttctttaaaaataaaatctttaggggcgcctgggtggctcagttggttggacattcagcttcagctcaggtcatgatctcgcagctggtgagcacgagccccacaacctgctctgtgctgacagctcagagcctggagcctgctttggattctgtgtctccttctctgccccttccccagctcacactgtctgtctgtctgtctctctctctcaaaaataaataaacattaaaaaacttaaacataaataaatgaataaataaaatctttaagggtgcctgggtggctcagtcggttgagcgtccgacttcggctcaggtcatggtcttgcaatctgtgagtttgagccccacgacgtgctgtgtgctgacagctcagagcctggagcctgcttccgattctgtgtccctttctctctccgccccacccctgcttgtcctctgtctctgtctttcaaaaatgaataaacatttaaaaaattaaaatataaataaaatctttaaaaaaaataaaataaaacacttacaGAGTGTTTACTATGAAGCAGGATGGAGTTGAAAGTCTCTTCTGAAGACCCCACCCCTTTCCCTCAGGGAAAATAGAATCAAGGATAGACCTCAAGAAATGCTGGAAGTTAAGAGAccctaaaatacagagaacaaactgagggttgttgggggtggggtgggggggttaaatgggtgatggacattaagaagggcgctttttgggatgagcaccgggtgtcatatgtaagagatgaatcactgggttctattcctgaagccaagactacactaacctgaatataaatttaaaaaaaaaaaaagtgctggaaGGGGAACAAAGGACAAGGGTCATCAGAGGGACGGAGGGAAGGTAGAGGAAAATGGTGTCACTGAAGCCAGCAGGAAGCCCTTCTACAAAAGCAGACAGAGGTGCAGCAAGATGCACAGAAAATGGTCCCTTAAACTTAGCAACATGGAGGCATCTTCTTGGCCACGCCTCCTCCCCAGGATCCTCCCTCTTCTTGAATCAGTTCCTCACTTCAAACAGCTGCCCACTCATTTCCCCCCACATCCTGCCCTCCCACAACACCTTCTCCAGGAGCTCCTGAAGTGCGATGCCTACACCATCGGCATCAACGTCACCTGTGAATTGGTCCCAAATGCAAACATAGTCCACATACTCCCCTGAATTAGCATCCCCAGAGATGGGAACCAGGAAACTGTGCTCTAACAAGCCTCCTGGGGCTTGGAAAAGTTGAAGAGCCGCTGCCTTTTCCATCACTGCCCCCCTAGTTATCTTTCTAAATCACAAATATGCTCTTCCCATGCCTAAAACCCTTCAGCAGTTTCCTGCTACCATTCCGATGAAGTCCAAAACTGTTCTACACCTCCAAAGTCCTCCACAACTGCCTTCCGCCCACTCACAGGTCTCATCTCTCTGGTTTCCCTACGTCCTGCAAGatttttcagacattttgctCCCTCTGCCCAAAACACGGTTGACCCACCACCCACTCATCCACCAATACTGAGCCTACAGGCCTGACAAGCTTCTTACCTATCTTTCATGGCTCACCTTCTAGTACTCTCTGACCACGGAGACGAGGTTCCTCAGGAGACTAGGACTACCTGTCCAAACATTTCTTGTTCTTGGAGAGATCACCTGTGGCTTTGAGAAATGGAACCACATAGGTCCTGTTCAACAAACCCTTGCTCGGCACCAGCATAAATGCCTGGTATCAGACAGCGACTCAACAGTTCCTTCATGAATGGGCTGAATGAAGAGCCATTGTCAAGCAAAGTGAAAACGTGTCTCACTAACCTTTTCAAGAAGGGTAGCTGTGAGGATAAGGAAAGAGGTAAATACATCCAGTGAAGATAGGATTTTGTCTGGTTTCATTTGCTTGAGTGGATTTTGGTTTTATCTTATTGAAGATGGGAGAGATCATTCATTTGTATGCTGATGGAGAGAGAACCAAAGATAccagagaaaagggagatgaagCCAGGTGTAGCCACCTCAAGGACAGCTTCCATTTTTATCTCTCTGGTACCTATCACCTTGCTTGGAATTCCAAAGGCCCTCAGCGGTGTGTGGAATGTGAGTGAGCTAAGGAGGGGGTGCGTTCTAGACACGGCCACTCCTGCAGAGAATGATTCTTCTAGGTGGTGATGGCAGTGGTCAGCCCAAGTCTCCTCCATCCTCCGGGCTCCCAGGGCCCTCTGCAATCTCTCTGTCACACACCATGTTTGCCTGTGTTAGAAATTatgtttaattctctttttttcttgctagTCTCTAATTCCTGAAGAGCAAAGTCTatgactttctctctccctgttgcACCCTGTAGGGCAAGCAAGCATATGTCTGATATCCAAAATTGTGTTGAATGGATGAGCGAGTATATcaacaaatggatggatgaacgAATGTATTTGCCATACATGTTAAGTCTCTACTTCCTGGGGCCatcaatctttttttaatctgctcAACCCTATGCTTTGTGCTGAGCTCCTACCAAAtcttccccccgcccctgctgTCTCCATAACTCGTCCTGGACAGCAGAAGCCTCCGCAATAGCTTCTCTGAGTCTATCAGTCAGGATCTCTAGATTACCAGCAGCAGAAACCCAGCTTTAATTggcaaatgaaaaagagagaaagagagggagagagagagaaagagggaagaaaagaaagaagaaaaagtagacgTTAGCTTATGTCCCTGAAAGGGCCCAGAGGTGACTGGATCTAGAGGCTCAAACGGTAGCTGCAAGATTCTTTCCATGCCCTCATCTCAGTTGGGACCTCCCCACCCTACCTGGGGGCAAAGATAGCTGCCGGCCGCCTAAGGCCCACATCCGCTCCTCAGAAGGCTTCTGATTGGTCTCCTAGGATCACATGCCCGGGAGGCTGGTCTAGCGCAGATTCAGACCTGAGGCTGGTTGATCAACCTGGTTCCTACCCCCTTCCGGTGGTAGAGCATCGTctgccagccccctccctcaGGGGGAAAGACAATCCCTGGAAGGAGAAGATGAGCCCACGAAAAGAAAAGGTCTTCCCCACATTGACCCACCGGATCATTCTGGTGCTAAGCTAGAGATTCCAAGGGTCCACCTCAGAGCTACTGAACCAGAATGTCCAGAGGGCGGGGCCTAGGATCCCATACTTTTTTCAAAGTTCCAAAGTGCCAGGAAGGAACAAGTCAATCTGGGAACTAACGTCAGAGCTGAAGGCACCTGGCTTCGGAAGTCTCACAGACCTGAGCTGCAATCTGGCTGTGCCAccagctggctgtgtgacccaggCCAAATGGCTCTGCTGCTCGGAGCCTGACTTTCCCAACTGGCGggggaaacagaaaataaaggggTGGCCGGGGTGTGGGGGGTATATGGGAATCGTACTTCGCTGCCAGGGCTTTTGAGAGAATTCAGTGAGGTATGAGATGAGAGATGGCCTAGCACAGGTTCAGTAAATGAgaatttcctctccctcctcccccttctcactCTCCATTTTAATGCATCACCAAGTCCTGTAGATTCTACCTCTGAGGCACCTTTCGGTTCTGTGCACGTGCCTCCTTACCCCGGCTCCCACCTTCTTTTGACCTACCATCACCTTTTGTCTGGGTCCCTACAGTAGCTTCTCACTGCCTCTAGTCTGGTCTCCTCAAAGGCACGGGAACAGCCTTCAAAAGATGGCTGATCAGCTCATTCTCCAAACTGTAATAAGAGTTTCCTGGCTCTTCTTCCGGACTGTAAAGTACAAGTATCTTTGTATCCGTTTGTGATCTGCCCCCAGCTTACTCCTCCAGCCTCAGGCCAAATCGCTCCCTCTGATATAGGCTCCAACTTTATCAAGGCAATTGCATTTCTTCTGAAATGCCAAGCACATTCTCTCCTCCGAATCTCTCCTCCTGCTTTTCCCTCCGTCTGAATGATGTTTATCTCCACAGTGTCTCATTTGGAATGTCACCTCTTCAGGAAAGCCCTCCCTGATCTCTGTTCCCTTCGTTCCCTTTTCCATGCTTATCTTGGTCAGAGTGGCTAAGGGCAGTTAAGCACTGTGCCTCCCTCCTCATTCACCATGTTGTTTGCCTGTTTTCTGTTATCTCACCACATCCCTGTGAGATGAAAACACTCACTTCCTCATCGTGCACATTAGCATACTGAGACTGAGAACCATCAGGTAACTTTCTCAAGGTCGTACAGCAAAGCAATGCCGGGTCGGCACGTCAATGCTAGGTGATCTGGTTCCATGTCACCTGGTTTCTCCACTTCCTGCTACTTCCGGTCGCACACTACAGTGAGATTGCCTATGTGTTCCTCTTGCTTCCCCATTAGAACTGGAGCTACTGTTTCGATATTTCCAATGCTTGGCGCTGACTAAGCACAAAGGGACCCAATTCATGTTGCTAAATAAATGCAGTCAGCGCACTCATGTGCTGAGATCTGTGGCCAGAAAGAGATGGGTGACAAATTTATGCCCAAAGGAGTTTGTTCCCGCCATGCTGTTTCGAGGTTAGAATATGGGACACGTAGTAGAAAGCTAGAGGCCATCTTATCCTTTGCTTTCTAGATGAAGCCCCTAGAGAAGATATAGTCTTCCCAAGGGCCTTCGACTAGGCTGATTTGG
This genomic window contains:
- the MYC gene encoding myc proto-oncogene protein; the protein is MPLNVSFANRNYDLDYDSVQPYFYCDEEENFYQQQQQSELQPPAPSEDIWKKFELLPTPPLSPSRRSGLCSPSYVAFASFSPRGDDDGGGGSFSTADQLEMVTELLGGDMVNQSFICDPDDETFIKNIIIQDCMWSGFSAAAKLVSEKLASYQAARKDSGSPSPARGPGGCPTSSLYLQDLSAAASECIDPSVVFPYPLNDSSSPKPCASPDSAAFSPSSDSLLSSAESSPRASPEPLALHEETPPTTSSDSEEEQEEEEEIDVVSVEKRQPPAKRSESGSPSAGGHSKPPHSPLVLKRCHVPTHQHNYAAPPSTRKDYPAAKRAKLDSGRVLKQISNNRKCISPRSSDTEENDKRRTHNVLERQRRNELKRSFFALRDQIPELENNEKAPKVVILKKATAYILSVQAGEQKLISEKDLLRKRREQLKHKLEQLRNSCA